The proteins below are encoded in one region of Maribacter aestuarii:
- the radA gene encoding DNA repair protein RadA: MAKTKTAFFCQNCGTQYAKWVGQCSACKEWNTVVEEVVQKEEKVGWKTPSNTAKRVSKPLLVNEISTEKELRLNTFDLEFNRVLGGGLVPGALVLLGGEPGVGKSTLILQIALKLPYRTLYVSGEESQKQIKMRADRIHPNSQTCFILTETKTQNIFKQIEATEPDIVVIDSIQTLHSDYIESAAGSISQIRECTAELIKFAKETNTPVILIGHITKDGSIAGPKILEHMVDTVLQFEGDRNYVYRILRSLKNRFGSTAELGIYEMQGSGLREVNNPSEVLISKNDEGLSGTAIASTVEGMRPLLIEIQALVSTAVYGTPQRSTTGYNAKRLNMLLAVLEKRAGFKLGAKDVFLNITGGISVDDPAIDLAVIAAILSSNEDIPIEKGFCFAAEVGLAGEIRPVQRVEQRILEAEKLGYTTIIVSKNNKIGLKCTKINVQLASKIEDVVSSLFG; the protein is encoded by the coding sequence ATGGCCAAAACCAAAACAGCATTTTTTTGTCAAAACTGTGGTACCCAATATGCCAAATGGGTGGGACAATGCTCCGCTTGTAAGGAATGGAACACTGTAGTGGAAGAGGTGGTTCAAAAAGAAGAAAAAGTTGGTTGGAAAACACCATCCAACACCGCTAAGAGAGTTTCAAAACCTTTATTGGTCAATGAAATAAGTACTGAAAAAGAGCTGCGTCTCAATACTTTTGACCTAGAATTCAATAGGGTATTGGGTGGCGGTCTTGTTCCTGGCGCTTTGGTATTGCTAGGAGGAGAACCAGGTGTGGGTAAAAGCACACTCATCTTACAGATTGCCCTAAAATTGCCTTATAGAACTTTGTACGTTTCGGGAGAGGAGAGCCAGAAACAGATAAAAATGAGGGCGGATAGGATTCATCCCAACAGCCAAACTTGTTTTATCCTAACGGAAACCAAAACGCAGAACATTTTCAAACAAATTGAAGCTACAGAACCGGATATCGTTGTAATCGATTCTATCCAAACGCTTCATTCAGATTATATTGAATCTGCAGCGGGAAGCATCTCCCAAATCCGGGAATGTACCGCAGAACTTATCAAATTCGCAAAAGAAACCAATACTCCGGTTATATTGATTGGTCATATTACCAAAGACGGATCTATAGCAGGTCCGAAAATTTTAGAGCATATGGTGGATACCGTCCTTCAATTTGAAGGTGACCGCAACTATGTATATCGTATTCTTCGGTCTTTAAAAAATAGATTTGGGTCTACGGCAGAATTGGGAATTTATGAAATGCAGGGGAGCGGACTTAGGGAAGTAAACAACCCTTCCGAGGTACTGATTTCAAAGAATGACGAGGGCCTTAGCGGAACTGCCATTGCCTCAACCGTTGAAGGTATGCGGCCTTTGTTGATTGAAATCCAGGCCTTGGTAAGTACGGCGGTATACGGTACGCCACAACGTTCCACGACCGGTTACAATGCCAAGAGGTTGAATATGCTATTGGCCGTTTTAGAGAAACGCGCGGGATTTAAACTGGGTGCAAAGGATGTGTTTTTGAACATAACTGGAGGGATTTCCGTGGATGATCCCGCTATTGACCTAGCGGTAATAGCTGCCATACTTTCCAGTAATGAGGATATTCCTATCGAAAAGGGATTCTGTTTTGCGGCCGAGGTAGGTCTGGCGGGAGAAATACGTCCAGTACAACGTGTGGAACAACGAATATTGGAGGCCGAAAAATTAGGCTATACAACAATCATTGTTTCCAAAAACAACAAAATTGGTCTAAAATGCACCAAAATTAACGTGCAGCTGGCTTCCAAAATCGAGGATGTTGTAAGCAGTTTATTCGGTTAA
- a CDS encoding aldo/keto reductase, producing MIYTKLPHTDIEVSKICLGTMTWGNQNTEAEGHEQMDYALDQGVNFFDTAELYPIPAHPDRHSLTEKIIGTWFKKTGNRDKIILASKIAGKADFTKFIRTTGFNRDSIIEAVEGSLERLQTDYIDLYQLHWPERTTNYFGERGYTHDISDHWQDNIHQVLETLRDLIREGKIRHVGISNETPWGTMRYLEESKVHATLPRSITVQNPYSLLNRQFEVGMSEIAMREQIGLLAYSPLGFGVLSGKYLGDRKPDGARITLFPNYKRYSNETAVAATQKYYELARQNDLSLAQMSLAFVNSRPFLTSNIIGATSMKQLEENIASIDIALSDAVLKGIEAIHDQIPNPAP from the coding sequence ATGATTTATACCAAACTCCCGCACACAGATATTGAAGTAAGTAAGATTTGCTTGGGAACCATGACTTGGGGAAACCAAAATACCGAGGCCGAAGGTCACGAACAGATGGATTATGCGCTAGATCAAGGGGTGAATTTTTTCGACACTGCAGAACTTTACCCAATTCCAGCTCATCCGGATAGACATTCGCTCACGGAGAAGATTATAGGTACTTGGTTTAAAAAGACGGGGAATAGGGACAAAATCATCCTTGCTTCCAAAATTGCAGGAAAGGCAGATTTTACAAAGTTTATAAGAACAACAGGTTTTAACAGGGATTCTATTATTGAAGCAGTTGAAGGGAGCCTTGAACGTTTACAGACGGATTATATTGATTTATATCAGTTGCACTGGCCGGAACGTACGACCAATTATTTTGGTGAACGAGGCTACACCCACGACATATCTGATCACTGGCAGGACAATATACATCAGGTTTTGGAAACTTTAAGAGACTTGATCCGTGAAGGAAAAATACGCCATGTTGGGATTTCCAATGAAACACCTTGGGGAACGATGCGTTATTTGGAAGAAAGCAAGGTTCATGCGACATTGCCTAGAAGTATAACTGTTCAAAATCCGTACAGTTTGTTAAACAGACAGTTTGAAGTAGGGATGTCAGAAATAGCAATGCGGGAACAAATAGGGCTATTGGCCTATTCACCTTTAGGATTTGGTGTGCTGAGCGGAAAATATTTAGGCGATCGAAAACCTGACGGCGCTCGAATAACATTATTTCCGAACTACAAAAGATATAGTAATGAAACAGCTGTTGCCGCCACTCAAAAATATTATGAGCTGGCACGGCAAAACGATTTGTCATTAGCGCAAATGTCGTTAGCTTTTGTAAATAGTAGACCTTTCTTAACCAGCAATATCATTGGTGCGACATCCATGAAACAGCTTGAGGAGAACATAGCGAGCATAGACATAGCATTGTCGGATGCTGTTCTAAAAGGAATTGAAGCTATTCACGACCAGATTCCAAATCCTGCACCCTAA
- a CDS encoding exodeoxyribonuclease III: MKIVSYNVNGIRAALNKGFITWLQSVNPDVICLQEIKAMEEQLDLSVFEAAGYTYNYWFSAQKKGYSGVAILSKKQPDHVEMGTGIDYMDFEGRNLRADFGDVSIMSMYLPSGTNLARLEHKLTYMADFQRYTDTLRKSHPNLIVLGDYNICHEAIDIHNPVGLKNVSGFLPVEREWIGNFIDSGFIDSFRYFNKEPDNYTWWSYRANARNNNKGWRLDYGMVAEPLRDRLKRSVILSEAKHSDHCPILLELDN, translated from the coding sequence ATGAAAATAGTATCCTATAATGTGAACGGCATTCGTGCAGCTTTGAACAAAGGCTTTATCACTTGGTTACAATCGGTAAATCCGGACGTAATCTGTTTACAGGAGATAAAGGCCATGGAAGAACAATTGGACCTTTCTGTTTTTGAAGCTGCAGGTTATACCTACAACTATTGGTTCAGTGCCCAGAAAAAAGGATACAGCGGTGTTGCTATCTTATCCAAGAAACAACCTGACCATGTAGAGATGGGCACAGGAATCGATTATATGGATTTTGAAGGCAGAAATCTTCGTGCGGATTTTGGAGACGTATCCATTATGAGTATGTATTTGCCTTCTGGGACCAATTTGGCGAGGCTGGAGCATAAGCTTACCTATATGGCCGATTTTCAAAGATATACGGATACTTTACGGAAATCACACCCCAATCTAATAGTTCTTGGCGATTACAATATTTGTCATGAAGCGATAGACATACACAATCCGGTAGGTCTTAAAAACGTATCCGGATTTTTGCCGGTTGAGCGGGAATGGATCGGTAATTTTATTGATAGTGGCTTTATTGATAGTTTCCGCTATTTTAACAAGGAACCGGATAATTACACCTGGTGGAGTTATAGGGCCAACGCCAGGAACAATAACAAAGGTTGGCGATTGGATTATGGGATGGTCGCAGAACCACTTCGAGATAGGCTGAAGCGATCTGTTATACTTTCGGAAGCTAAACACAGTGATCACTGTCCTATCCTGTTAGAGCTTGATAATTGA
- a CDS encoding TonB-dependent receptor family protein yields the protein MKQLYFLFLILGYTLCSGQNPQEKDSVTQLDEVILLDALKKKNATGIIPSEVISAKTFQNYSPVSMVNAMNQIPGVYIFSGALNTNRITIRGIGARTLFGTDKLRMYYADIPVTDGSGFSSIEAFDLENLSQIEVIKGPKGTEFGANLGGAIILNPKEALGSSTNLSNNFTVGSFGLLKNNLSFNHFDGKLRLGLQYGHLKTDGYRQNSNFERDGLLLNTSYQINDKNKISLLVNHIDFTAQIPSSLGATAFAEDPQQATFTWRVSQGFEANKYTLIGVNYAHRFSDRIENSTSVFYTYLDKDEARPFGILDEITNGFGFRTRFSGQLDFLGKSADYSFGAELFKDEYDWDEFENLWEENNGNGSLKGEQFARNKEFRSQWNAFSTFLFPFTDKFSAQFGLSLNKTEYDYRDLFNAGTENKSAERNFKTILLPSLNLNYTISDNHIIFANVSRGFSNPTLEETLTPEGVINPDIAQETGINYELGTNLFLDEGRFQVNLSIYQMNIENLLVGERISEDRLVGKNAGKTHHRGLEIGLNYTWNISENIQVAPFVNYTLTDHNFVEFLDDGEDFSGNPLTGVPKQRRTSGIQLRLFENFYWNTTHQHVSEIPLTNAADVYSDYFTVFNTRMGYLKKLSDHFTLGIDFGINNLFDKVYAQSVLINTQGFGGNEPRYFYPGDARNFYGSLRLGYRL from the coding sequence ATGAAGCAATTATACTTTCTCTTTCTTATTCTCGGCTATACTTTATGTTCAGGGCAGAACCCACAGGAAAAAGATAGTGTTACGCAACTGGACGAAGTGATTCTTTTAGATGCATTGAAGAAAAAAAATGCAACCGGCATTATACCCTCCGAAGTGATTTCCGCCAAAACCTTTCAAAATTACAGCCCGGTTTCCATGGTCAATGCGATGAACCAGATTCCCGGAGTTTATATATTTTCGGGAGCCTTGAACACGAATAGGATTACCATCAGGGGAATTGGGGCAAGAACTCTTTTTGGCACGGATAAGCTAAGAATGTACTATGCCGATATTCCGGTAACCGATGGCTCAGGATTTTCTTCCATTGAAGCTTTTGATTTAGAGAATCTTAGCCAAATTGAAGTCATTAAAGGTCCAAAAGGGACTGAGTTTGGGGCGAATTTAGGAGGCGCTATTATATTAAACCCAAAGGAAGCTTTGGGAAGCTCAACCAACTTATCCAATAATTTTACGGTGGGTTCTTTCGGGCTTTTAAAAAACAACCTGTCCTTTAATCATTTTGATGGCAAACTTAGGCTCGGACTTCAATACGGGCATTTAAAAACAGATGGATATCGCCAAAATAGCAATTTTGAAAGGGATGGACTACTATTGAACACTTCCTATCAAATCAATGACAAAAATAAAATTTCGCTCTTGGTAAACCATATTGATTTCACGGCTCAAATTCCCAGTTCTTTAGGGGCTACGGCCTTTGCCGAAGACCCACAACAGGCTACTTTTACATGGCGCGTATCCCAAGGTTTCGAGGCCAATAAATACACCTTAATCGGAGTGAATTATGCCCATCGATTTAGTGATAGAATTGAAAATTCCACGAGCGTTTTTTATACATATCTAGATAAGGATGAAGCCCGGCCTTTTGGAATATTGGACGAAATCACTAATGGATTTGGGTTTCGAACCCGGTTTTCAGGACAATTAGACTTTTTGGGGAAATCGGCTGATTATTCTTTTGGCGCAGAACTTTTTAAGGACGAGTACGACTGGGATGAATTTGAAAACCTATGGGAAGAAAACAACGGTAATGGAAGTTTAAAAGGGGAACAATTTGCACGTAACAAAGAATTCAGAAGCCAGTGGAATGCTTTTAGCACCTTCCTATTTCCATTTACGGACAAGTTCTCCGCACAATTTGGACTTAGCCTTAATAAGACAGAATATGATTATCGGGATTTGTTCAATGCAGGAACCGAAAACAAAAGTGCCGAACGGAATTTCAAGACTATTTTATTGCCAAGTCTTAACCTCAACTATACCATTTCTGACAACCATATAATATTTGCAAACGTGAGCCGAGGCTTCTCCAACCCTACTTTAGAAGAAACCTTGACCCCGGAGGGAGTCATAAATCCTGATATTGCTCAAGAGACCGGAATAAATTATGAACTCGGGACAAATCTTTTCTTAGACGAAGGCCGCTTTCAAGTCAACCTATCCATCTATCAAATGAACATTGAAAATCTATTGGTAGGGGAGCGTATAAGTGAAGACCGATTGGTGGGGAAAAATGCCGGAAAGACACATCACCGTGGGCTGGAAATAGGATTGAATTATACATGGAACATTTCCGAGAACATACAAGTAGCTCCTTTTGTAAACTATACCCTAACCGACCATAATTTCGTAGAATTTCTAGACGATGGCGAGGATTTTTCGGGAAACCCGCTAACAGGAGTTCCCAAACAGCGCAGAACATCCGGTATTCAATTAAGGTTATTTGAAAATTTCTATTGGAATACTACTCACCAACATGTGAGCGAAATTCCGCTCACGAATGCCGCTGATGTATATAGTGATTATTTTACCGTTTTCAACACCCGAATGGGCTATCTTAAAAAATTATCAGACCATTTTACCTTGGGAATCGATTTTGGAATCAATAATCTTTTCGACAAAGTTTATGCGCAGTCCGTACTAATAAATACCCAAGGTTTTGGCGGTAACGAACCTCGGTACTTTTACCCGGGAGATGCCAGGAATTTTTATGGTAGTTTAAGGCTTGGATATAGACTATAA
- a CDS encoding glycine--tRNA ligase, translating into MAKQEDDFKKVISHAKEYGYVFQSSEIYDGLSAVYDYGQNGAELKKNIREYWWKAMVQLNDNIVGLDSAIFMHPTIWKASGHVDAFNDPLIDNKDSKKRYRADVLIEDYVGKIDAKIEKEVAKAAKRFGDTFDKEQFLATNQRVVDYQEQGKAILKRMGQSLEKEDLEDVKALIEELDIACPMSGSKNWTDVKQFNLMFGTKLGASAENAMDLYLRPETAQGIFVNFLNVQKSGRMKIPFGIAQTGKAFRNEIVARQFIFRMREFEQMEMQFFIQPGTQKEWYEVWKDKRMKWHLSLGMGQDNYRFHNHEKLAHYADAAADIEFRFPFGFKELEGIHSRTDFDLGSHEKFSGKKLQYFDYETNKNYVPYVLETSIGLDRMFLAVFSNSLVEEELDNNTTRTVLKLPAVLAPTKAAVFPLVKKDGLPELAQEIIEDLKWDFNVLYDEKDAVGRRYRRQDANGTPFCITVDHQSLEDNTVTIRHRDTMEQQRVAITELKAIIHKEVDMKSWLRRME; encoded by the coding sequence ATGGCAAAACAAGAAGACGATTTTAAGAAGGTTATATCCCACGCAAAGGAATACGGCTATGTATTCCAATCCAGTGAAATTTATGATGGTCTAAGTGCCGTATATGATTATGGGCAGAACGGTGCTGAACTGAAGAAGAATATCCGCGAATATTGGTGGAAGGCCATGGTGCAGCTCAACGACAATATCGTTGGGTTGGATTCTGCTATATTTATGCATCCCACTATCTGGAAAGCCTCTGGACACGTAGACGCATTCAATGACCCTTTAATAGACAATAAGGACTCCAAGAAAAGATACCGGGCAGATGTATTGATAGAAGATTATGTTGGTAAGATTGATGCAAAAATTGAAAAAGAGGTCGCGAAAGCGGCAAAAAGATTTGGAGATACTTTTGATAAGGAACAATTTTTAGCCACCAATCAAAGAGTTGTTGATTACCAAGAACAAGGGAAAGCCATACTTAAAAGAATGGGTCAATCTTTGGAGAAAGAGGACTTGGAAGATGTAAAGGCTCTAATTGAAGAATTGGATATTGCTTGTCCCATGTCCGGTTCTAAAAATTGGACCGATGTGAAGCAATTCAACCTTATGTTCGGAACCAAACTAGGGGCTAGTGCTGAAAATGCAATGGACCTGTATCTAAGACCAGAAACAGCCCAAGGTATTTTTGTGAATTTTCTGAACGTCCAAAAAAGTGGACGCATGAAAATACCTTTTGGAATTGCCCAAACAGGAAAAGCGTTTAGAAATGAAATAGTTGCAAGACAGTTCATCTTTAGAATGCGGGAGTTCGAACAAATGGAGATGCAGTTTTTCATTCAACCAGGAACCCAGAAGGAATGGTACGAGGTTTGGAAGGACAAGCGGATGAAATGGCACCTTTCATTGGGAATGGGACAAGATAATTATCGTTTCCACAATCATGAGAAATTGGCACATTATGCTGATGCAGCTGCAGATATAGAATTCCGTTTTCCATTCGGGTTCAAGGAGTTGGAGGGAATACACTCCCGTACCGATTTTGACTTAGGTAGTCACGAAAAGTTCTCTGGAAAGAAACTTCAGTATTTTGACTACGAAACAAATAAGAACTACGTACCCTATGTACTGGAAACTTCAATAGGTTTGGATAGAATGTTCTTGGCTGTTTTTTCCAACTCGCTTGTAGAAGAGGAATTGGATAACAATACTACCAGAACGGTTTTAAAATTACCCGCGGTATTGGCACCTACCAAAGCAGCCGTTTTTCCATTGGTTAAAAAAGATGGCTTACCAGAACTGGCCCAAGAAATTATTGAGGACCTAAAATGGGATTTTAATGTGCTGTACGATGAAAAGGACGCCGTAGGGCGTAGGTATCGGAGACAGGATGCCAATGGCACACCGTTCTGTATTACGGTAGATCATCAATCTTTAGAAGACAATACGGTTACCATTCGTCATCGGGATACGATGGAGCAACAACGTGTCGCTATAACTGAATTAAAAGCTATTATTCATAAGGAAGTGGACATGAAATCGTGGTTAAGGAGGATGGAATAA
- a CDS encoding ComF family protein, whose protein sequence is MLRTKLSNIVNDVNTLLLPMVCFGCNARLNRGEKLLCTVCRHELPLTEYNFNVENGVDRIFYGRINIKKASSFLYFTEQGIVKNLIHQLKYRNQEQIGGFLGDWYGQILKENDFLKNIHYVIPVPLHKKKLKSRGYNQVALFAQKISEHINAEYLENNLIKTANTRTQTKKNRLSRWYDNRSLYEVIDPNLLKNKNILLVDDVITTGATMEICGQTLKNIEGTSIYITSMAVVT, encoded by the coding sequence TTGTTACGCACTAAGCTTTCAAATATAGTAAATGATGTAAACACCCTCCTATTACCTATGGTGTGTTTTGGATGTAACGCTCGATTAAATAGAGGAGAGAAGTTATTATGTACCGTTTGTCGACACGAATTACCGCTCACCGAATACAACTTTAACGTTGAAAATGGGGTAGACCGTATTTTTTATGGACGAATTAACATTAAAAAGGCAAGTTCCTTTCTGTATTTTACGGAGCAGGGAATCGTTAAAAACCTTATTCATCAGCTAAAATACAGGAATCAGGAACAGATTGGGGGCTTTCTAGGGGACTGGTACGGTCAAATTTTGAAAGAAAACGATTTCCTAAAAAATATACACTACGTAATCCCTGTTCCATTGCATAAAAAGAAACTAAAAAGCAGAGGGTATAACCAAGTAGCGCTTTTTGCACAGAAAATTTCGGAACATATTAATGCGGAATATCTAGAGAATAACCTTATAAAAACCGCAAACACCCGTACGCAGACCAAAAAAAATAGACTAAGTAGGTGGTATGACAACCGGTCCTTATATGAGGTAATAGACCCCAATTTACTTAAGAACAAAAATATACTTTTGGTCGATGATGTAATTACCACTGGCGCCACTATGGAAATCTGTGGACAAACTTTAAAAAATATTGAGGGAACCTCAATATATATTACCAGTATGGCAGTAGTGACTTGA
- a CDS encoding Ig-like domain-containing protein, whose amino-acid sequence MLRRIIAGFFILFAAFAFYQCARKGTPTGGPKDETPPVLLKAEPENMTINFDAKKIRLYFDELVKLKDVQDQLIISPPLKYPPVLTPQGGANKFIDITIKDTLLENTTYTLNFGQAIVDNNEGNPNPFLTYVFSTGDYIDSLELAGVVKDAFNKDTDDFVSVMLYKIDSAYTDSTLYNKPPNYITNTLDSTIIFRLKNLKEGKYALFAMKDAAKDNIFDQKTDKIGFINDTIELPTDSIYRLDLFKEIQDYGVAVPSMVAKNKISFGYYGEGSDATITPLTILPDTIRTKVLKERDKDTLNFWFTPFEMDSIVFTVKNEALKIIDTFTVKSRKVEMDSLLLSPNQQGNLNFGEQLSINANTPLIALDSSKISMTNKDSLSVEYEVKLDSLKNRIDFKFIPEPNESYRINLMPGAVQDFFKNTNDTIVYSLGTKSLADYGNLRLNLVGNNISYPLIVQLTNERGELIREAYATAPQIFEFNNLNPGNYLVRVIYDENENRKWDTGSYLKRIQPEKVIYYPGPIEMRANWEKIETFNLID is encoded by the coding sequence ATGCTAAGACGAATAATTGCCGGCTTTTTTATACTTTTTGCGGCCTTTGCATTTTATCAATGTGCACGCAAAGGGACTCCCACAGGAGGCCCTAAAGATGAAACTCCACCCGTGCTGTTGAAGGCGGAGCCAGAAAACATGACCATCAATTTTGACGCAAAAAAAATCAGACTTTATTTTGACGAGCTTGTTAAATTAAAAGATGTCCAGGACCAGCTTATTATATCCCCTCCGCTTAAATACCCTCCTGTTTTAACTCCTCAAGGTGGTGCCAATAAATTTATAGATATTACGATTAAGGATACCCTCTTGGAAAATACTACTTACACCTTAAATTTTGGTCAAGCTATCGTAGATAATAACGAAGGGAACCCAAATCCGTTCTTGACCTATGTGTTTTCTACCGGAGACTATATAGATTCATTGGAACTCGCCGGGGTCGTAAAAGATGCCTTTAATAAGGACACCGACGATTTTGTGAGCGTTATGCTTTATAAAATCGACTCTGCTTATACCGATTCTACATTATACAACAAACCGCCAAATTATATCACCAATACACTTGATAGTACTATAATCTTCAGGTTAAAAAATCTAAAGGAAGGTAAATATGCTTTATTTGCCATGAAAGATGCCGCCAAGGACAATATCTTTGACCAAAAGACCGATAAAATTGGTTTTATCAACGACACCATAGAATTACCTACAGATTCTATTTATAGGCTTGACCTTTTTAAGGAAATTCAGGATTATGGGGTGGCCGTGCCCTCGATGGTGGCGAAGAACAAAATAAGTTTCGGTTATTACGGCGAGGGTAGTGATGCGACGATTACTCCTTTGACAATACTACCGGATACCATAAGAACCAAAGTATTGAAAGAAAGGGACAAGGACACTTTAAATTTTTGGTTTACGCCATTCGAAATGGATTCTATCGTTTTTACGGTTAAAAACGAGGCCCTGAAGATTATAGATACCTTTACTGTTAAAAGTAGAAAGGTAGAAATGGATTCTTTACTCTTGAGCCCAAACCAGCAGGGAAACCTAAACTTTGGGGAACAATTAAGCATTAATGCAAATACTCCTTTAATTGCTTTGGATAGTTCCAAAATCAGTATGACTAACAAAGATTCATTATCCGTTGAATATGAAGTCAAGCTGGATTCTTTAAAAAATAGAATAGACTTTAAATTCATACCCGAGCCCAATGAAAGTTATAGAATCAATCTTATGCCAGGCGCAGTACAAGATTTTTTTAAAAATACCAATGATACGATTGTTTACAGTCTGGGAACTAAAAGTTTAGCAGATTATGGAAACTTAAGATTAAATCTGGTAGGAAATAACATCTCATATCCTCTAATAGTACAACTTACCAATGAAAGAGGTGAATTAATAAGAGAGGCTTATGCCACTGCTCCACAGATTTTTGAGTTCAATAATTTAAATCCTGGAAACTATTTGGTGCGAGTTATTTACGATGAGAACGAAAATAGAAAATGGGATACGGGAAGCTATCTAAAAAGAATACAACCGGAAAAGGTCATCTATTATCCCGGACCGATAGAAATGCGAGCCAATTGGGAAAAGATAGAGACCTTTAATTTAATAGATTGA
- a CDS encoding amidohydrolase → MNQTLKIGLVQSSLFWESPEENRLMFSKKIDSISKDVKLIVLPEMFTSGFTMSPEHIDKDEGPKTISWMKEKAVESGAAIIGSSVFNENGGYYNRLFFVQPNGTVSSYDKRHTFTLAGEHEKYEAGNKLILIDFMGFRFCPLICYDLRFPVWSRNTANYDVLLYVANWPEPRINAWDALLKARAIENMSYCIGVNRIGSDSNGYKYNGHSAVYDALGVQLAFSTREEVMEVVINKDHIQDTRRKLRFLEDRDEFILN, encoded by the coding sequence ATGAACCAGACTTTAAAAATTGGCTTGGTACAGTCTTCTCTATTTTGGGAGAGTCCAGAGGAAAACAGATTGATGTTTTCCAAAAAAATTGATAGCATTTCTAAGGACGTAAAACTTATTGTCTTACCAGAAATGTTCACAAGCGGTTTTACTATGTCCCCAGAACATATTGATAAGGACGAAGGACCTAAAACCATATCTTGGATGAAGGAAAAGGCGGTGGAATCAGGAGCTGCTATAATTGGGAGTTCTGTTTTCAATGAAAATGGCGGCTATTATAATAGGCTATTTTTTGTTCAACCGAATGGCACCGTATCTAGTTATGACAAGAGGCATACATTTACTTTGGCTGGTGAACATGAAAAATATGAAGCTGGGAATAAATTAATTTTGATCGATTTTATGGGGTTTAGGTTTTGCCCTTTGATCTGTTATGATTTACGGTTCCCTGTGTGGAGTAGAAATACTGCGAATTATGATGTTCTTCTCTACGTTGCCAATTGGCCGGAACCCAGAATAAATGCTTGGGATGCGCTTTTAAAGGCCAGGGCAATTGAAAATATGTCCTATTGCATAGGTGTTAACCGTATTGGCTCTGATAGCAACGGTTATAAATACAATGGTCATTCTGCGGTTTATGATGCTTTAGGCGTGCAATTAGCATTTTCAACCCGTGAAGAAGTAATGGAGGTAGTAATCAATAAAGACCACATTCAGGACACCAGAAGGAAACTACGATTCCTAGAGGATAGGGATGAATTCATTCTCAATTGA
- a CDS encoding ankyrin repeat domain-containing protein translates to MNEFFFNEIRNGNFKEVKAMLEKNAILVNSKNDRGSTPLILATYSDELDIAVLLLENGAKIDAKDASGNTALMGVCFKGYVDIAKILIEKGASINERNTMGATGLIYAATFKRVEIAKLLLENGADKEIKDARGNTALDHAKIHGVQELIDLLS, encoded by the coding sequence ATGAACGAATTTTTTTTCAACGAAATAAGAAATGGAAACTTCAAGGAGGTCAAAGCAATGTTGGAGAAAAACGCAATCTTGGTTAACAGCAAGAATGATAGGGGCTCCACACCACTTATTTTGGCGACCTACTCCGATGAACTGGATATTGCGGTACTGTTGTTGGAAAATGGTGCAAAAATTGACGCTAAGGATGCTTCTGGGAACACTGCATTGATGGGAGTATGTTTTAAAGGGTATGTCGATATTGCTAAAATTCTTATCGAAAAGGGAGCTAGCATCAATGAAAGGAATACAATGGGAGCGACTGGTCTAATTTATGCGGCCACTTTCAAGAGAGTTGAAATTGCGAAACTTTTATTGGAAAATGGAGCCGATAAAGAGATCAAAGATGCTAGAGGCAATACAGCATTGGACCATGCGAAAATTCACGGAGTACAGGAGTTGATAGATTTGTTGTCCTAA